The genomic region ATGTACTGTTATGgtagtgatgttttttttaaagtacatatAGATGGATGATTGAATTCAATGTGTCTCTAGTCTAGACTAATCTATTATTTTCTTAATATTCACAGGTTGCCCTCCAGTTTCCTGATAATTTATTGGTGGATTCAGTTGCTGTTGCAGCTGATATTGAGAGAAACACCAAAGCCAAGGTCTACATTTTGGGAGACACATCCTATGGCAGGTAAGGTTGGCTTATGTAATATTAACTTACTGATAATGTATAGATAATATTTTATAAGGGGAGCATAACACACTGAGAATGCCCATTATGTCTGATCACTTATAGTTGTCACCTAATTTGGTGTCTTTTGCAAGACACCTTCTTGCATACGTATGAATGTGGTGAGGATGTGATTGTTGGTGGAGGTCGGAAGAACCAAAAGTGCAGATTATCAGCCTTGCTATCCCAGAGCAGCTCTGGCTACAGTAATGAATTCATAATGAGTTATTAATAATGTTTGAAGGTCTAAACCAAATGCATAATTGAATGAgctcatttatttttctcatcctGATCAGCTGCTGTGTGGATGAGGTTGCTGCAGAACACGTAGCTGCAGACTGCATAGTTCACTATGGCAGCTCGTGTCTCAGTCCATCCAAAAGGCTTCCACTGATGTATGTCTTTGAGAAACGACCCATCAACGTGGAAAAGTGTGTGACCGTGTTTAAAGAGCTCTACCCCGATTCACAAAGTCACATCATCCTCCTGTATGACGTCAACTATGTCCATGCCATTGGTAAGAAACAATActatatataaaatcattattAATGTCAGACTAAGGCAACATAACACTGTAAAAATTATGTTGTAGTAAgaattaatcacatttattattttgcttGACAATTTACATattcaagttgtttttaaagcagttaatataaaataaagagtTCAAGAGTCTTTCTATGATATTATAAAAAGAGCTCTGTTCGAACACAATACAATAGTAGATTTTATTTCAAGTTGCACATTTGGcagtgaaattaaaataaattgctGCTTTAAGGCATGGAAAACATAGATAACATATTAACCTAACACACTTATGCGTTTACAGGTATTTACAGCCATGTTTACAGCCTGGTATCCGTACAGTAGAAAATGAATTCTTATAGTCTTGTAGATTGAAACTGTCTTATATTTAACATTAAGAGGAAATACAGCTAGTCTCTTTAATAGTCATTGGTTCTACAAAAAGGAATTATAAAAGAAGAATAAGGAAATACAATAGATGAACTTCCAATAAAGTTCTAATTTCAGTTATTTTGCAGACACAGTTTCTCTCATAGCAGATATAAATATTTGAGAAAGTAATGTAAATGTAGCTTTATTGTAATGTTATTATGACTTTTAACTAGGGCTGAACTATTTGGGCAAAAAAAAATCGAATtatgatttttctgacagacATTACGATTGAGATTTGATTcattacaagaatcacatttcagactgtgtttgtacagatctgaactaTAGGCttagcagttttttatgcagaataaaacaggatattttattgtttatggaggaaattatgttacttcaaaaattgcagcctttgcaatttacTAATAGCGTCTATTCAAATTGTGACTTGTTTGCGATTAATgttgcatctgtacttttaacatTATTGTATTTACcttaaacttattttttcaattattcCAGGTGATCTTCGGACAGCCCTAGAAACAGAATACCCAAACCTCATCATCTCTGAGCTGGTGTGTGAGGGGGAGACGTGCTACAGCCACACCCATGTTAAATGCAGAGAAAGTATTTCTTCTGACCAAGAAAACAACCAGTTTGTTTATAAGTTTGGAAGACTATTTTCCCTAAAAAGTGAACTAAGCGTCAAGGAGTACAGTATATTCTACATTGGCCAGGAGGGGGCAACACTGACAAACTTCATGATGACTTGGAATAGGTGCACATTTTGCTCCTTTGACCCCAGCACTGGCACAGGAAGGACAGAATCAGTCAAAATTAACCGCGCTTTGATGAAGAGATATTATGCTATAGAAAGAGCCAAAGATGCTGGAGTAGTTGGTATACTAGTTGGGACATTAGGAGTGGCGGACTACCTGTCTATAATACCCCAGCTAAAAGAAGCTATCCACAAAGCAGGGAAGAAATGCTATATGTTTGCAATGGGGAAGCTCAACGTTCCAAAACTAGCAAACTTTCTGGAAATAGACATTTTTGTGTTGATTGCATGTCCTGAAAACTCCTTGCTGGATTCGAGTGAGTTTTATAAACCCATAGTAACACCTTTTGAGATGGAGGTGGCCTGTAATCCAAAGAGGGAATGGTCTGAAGAGTATGTGACTGACTTCAGACATCTGCTGCCaggtttgttttgaatgtttaattatgtatttttatcgACTGGACAATCTGTGGTAAATTTGTCAGGACAGCGATGGCATGACTTACAATTTCAGGCTGCACAATATGAGAAAAACTGTTTTACATAACAATAATATttgccataataataatattttaatatactttttgatACATCAATTTTACTTAAAATCTAAtaccttaaaggtgcactctgtagcTTTTCTGTTGGACAATCAACGGCTAGTCTCAgaagagatgttattggtttgcttggaatattccacagtatggcattaaacacacatCTTTTACTTAACAAATGATTGGTATTATTTCCTTAAAATACCTTGACATTGATAAATACCAAACACTGCTGTGAGTGGActcgcctctctacagatctgacctgtaacttggcttagtgTTGTCACCTgctgtctccattgagatagataactttaaggccatactctggaatattccagataaagcaatgacatctcaagcaggtggctgaccctgcaccagaaaagttacttattgCTCTGCACAGTTTGTGTGAAATTGTAGTAGAATTGATTACAGAGGATGCAGAGTGTGTGAAAGTGTTAAAACCACTTTAgtgacacattttttaaataatatcttGCTTTGCAATAAAGTTATTACTGTCACAATATGGTATGCAGTTATAGTCCATAATGTCGTGCAGTCTTATTCTACTCATCCTCTTGTGTGATCTAATCGTCTTTATTATTTAGGAGGACAAAGCCATGTTCCTTTGGCTGAGCTGCAGGATTTCTCTGAAGCAGATGTTTCCTTGATTTCTGGTGATTTGAGACAACAGTGTTTAGACCCTGAATCGGACCAGGCATCAGAAAGCTCCTCTTTGGTCCTCAGGAATCAGACCATGACAGTAGccaacacaaactctgcaggtaagagagaaaagaacattTGACTGAAATTCGTTATTTCATTATTAAAGATAAGCAAACTTTTATTTCTCCATAATAGGGAAATTTTAGTTTTGCAACACAAAGTACAAGAACCACAAGAGAATCAAAGTACACAGTCAGTTTAACCACTCTTAACATGCACCACTCCCCATTTTTGCCCACAGAGGGGACTATGAATAGCTTTTaagttttttcatagtttttattttattcatctaACTTTTCCATCTCCTTTTAGGACTATTATTGTCCAAGTCATTTTTCGTGTAGATTAAGTCCAACTCCGAATATTCTCAATAAGACTTaagattataaagtgttttgaaaTTCTAACGCTCCAGTCAAAGTTCTAATAACATAAaatcttttgttctttttcttttatagCATCCTTTTTGTCTGGGCGCAGCTGGCAGGGTTTGGAGAAGAAGTTAGGAGAGACACCAGTGGTAAAAGCAgtggaagggaggagagggattgCAATCGCCTATGAGGAAGAGGGGACATCTTAAGTCCTCTGTTCTGGTCCAACATCACTACTTTGCCTAAACAAATAATGCACATGCACTGTTTAGCACAGATATATAATTTATTGTCAATACAAATAGTCAAGTTTGAGTGTGTACATGTATTCACACAAGATTTTATTAAAGCATattcactaaatgtaaaagatTTGTCtcattatttaatatattttattaaacattttatttatttactcactcactttttcatataaatataaacattcaAATGAAACTTGGAAAGCTTGAAAAGCCTTCAGTCACTGCCCATTGACGGGTAGCTCCTCAACAAAAGAAGCTGGAAATATGCCTGTCTTTTCACCACACTGACCCTCGAGCCAATCCTGGTTAACTAAAAAGAGAAGGGAAAAAGCCTGTTAATTTTTATAATATTAATTATACAATACTGACTCTAAAGGTCAAGATGAATTTTCCTACTTCTAGAGAGTAAAAGGATCTTGTCTCCTTCTTGAAAACTAAGATCTTCTGGATTTGAGGACTCATAAGTGTGAAGAGCGATGAAGGAAATCTGTGGTTCTTGAGGCTAGAATGGCcagtataaaaacattattacaaCAACCTGAATGTTTCCCATGTGTTTAACATATAAATGGATAGGGCATATAATTTGTTCACCTCATAGACTTTACACCACATAGTGAGGCGGCCATCTTTGGCTCTGTTCCACACActtttcatgtctgtttttgcattgattacactctctcctgtctcctctcgggttaaactaaaaaagaaacaaaaatatattatttattagtgAGACATTGTAAGATTATAAAACAGGACCAACACGTCACATTATGAGACTTGACTATTTCCAAATAATGGGTTGATTGATGCTGTTTATATGCAGGGAGCTGGTTTATTGTTGGTATAATGGGACCTGTATGAACCAGTATTTAATAATATATGTGTAATCAGAGCATACAGACAAAATGTAACTCTCCTCATGAATCATTCAATGCAGTTTCACCAACATACtcaaaattattacattttccaATACACATTCTAGTCATAGGTTCATTTTTACCTCAAGATTAACGATGTTGCTTCAAGTTTCAGCTTCTTTCCTATTTTGTCGATGAGTACTTCATAAGAGGAGCCCAACGGTAGTGAGATCGCAAAGGTAAAAGTGAAGTGGATTTTGATAACACAGGTATTGTCTGTGTCCTGGGAATGAGCAGAAGTTAACGCCATTATTttagatgtaatattttttacagttagtcAGAATTTGAAGAATATTTGAATACCTTTTTGTTTTGATCAGCTCCACTTTCCACAACAGAAGTTTGATCGCCTAAATAGAAACCataagtgtgtgtatgtatataaatatgcaCCAAAATACAGCAATTACCAACCTTTTCTTTTAGGTCGCATTGGTGGTTCCCGTGTTGGAGGTGTATCTATTCCCTGTTATAGTGAAGTTGTCATTTTAGCTActcaaatacaacaaaacatgctatagtttttaaaggtcccatattacacaaaattgactcttgtgagctttaagacatgttttaatgttgctttatcctcaaaaacagacctggagttgtgttttgtttcattcacactttattattagtccttctacatctccaaagcttaaaatgctctgttccaccttgtgatgtcatgaagcgatagttttcgAATGAAcggttccttttaccttttcttcaATAGAGATTAGAAATTTCAGAgatgaaataatccaaatgattctagtgaaggtatctcaagtttaaaaacacagtggagcacttcctgtattaccacatgacatcataaggtgtttgaggaaagaactcagcctaaatatacagggtgtgtttgtgtgttaaacatgtgtgaatgaaacagaatacAACgccaagtctgtttgtgatgaggaaacaacattagaacagagatcataaaatagtgtaatatgggcctttttaaTGTGTTGGCAGAAAAATTTTACCTCAGGTCTTTTAGAAGTGGGTGAAAAATCCAGTGGCTGCAGATAATTGTAAGGAACAAGCCCCTTCTGCGATATACACAGTTTTTAATAGAATAGGAAGTCTAAATAATTCATATTTCATTTCAAGGTTAATTATATGATCTTactctcccattgaaaataACAGTAGCCCAGTTGTCAGCTCCCTTCTGAAGTACGAACACAATATTTCCAGGCACTACTGCCAACTCGTCACTAGTCTCAGGAAATAACTCGAATAAAACTATGTGAGCTTTTCCTTCTAAAGCTCTAAAATGAACACAtaaatagacagacagacagacaaatagGTAGAGAGATagatcaaatatataaattgaTAAATAGATACATTGTTCACTTCATGTATTGTACAGAAATTacaggaagaaaagaaaaaagcatgAGCTGATTTACTTGAAGACTCCAGGCTCCTCTGGACTCGTAGGGCCGTCTTGCACCTGTCAGTTAAGTATGCAAAAAAAGGACGTGTAAGGAACTGTACACACCACTGTTACACCACAGGTTAAAGCAATCATTTCTCCATCGTGCTGTCACAATACATTTGAACATCAGTGTTATACCAAAGAAAAGgtttctttaaaggtcctatattacgtaaaattgactcttgtgaccttcaagacatgttctaatgctgttacctcctcaaaaacatatctcgagttgtattttgtttcattcacatgtttagtctgtctacatctccaaaggttaaaatgctctgttccaccttgtgatgtcatgaagttgtagttttcatgttaacagctccttttaccttcagttcaatGTAGATTGataattccagggttgaaattatccaaatgattctagtgaaggtgtgtggagttaaaaaacacagtgaagcacttcctgtattaccacatgatgacatcacaaggtggaacagagtgttttctgtttgagaggagagaagaactctaaatatgcagagtttgtgtgttaaacgtgtgaatgaaacaaaacacaactccaggtctgtttgggaCGAGGTTTGTccagtgtgatttttttcatttatgatgctaattttgattttagttttatcAATGACATCCTATCCATAATATTGAAAACAAAcgataaagcagaattattcccCAAAAAGTCAGAAACTATTCTAAacgtaaaaaaaacccccaaaaaaaacaccaaaacaacacaaactgcaaaaaatgcataacaaatACGCATAAATCtcatcatagtacagaaaaataatcaaaatgttccttctagtgcaaagaaaaagtccccataataaatattgacccccaaaatcTATTGTTCAATCTGTCATATATttgtcatatattgaacgataagttgatatattCATTATTGTGACTGCTATGTGAAatgattattataattattattaaatcaactTTCTATAGCAACTAAATAGTATTACTGGTAAATTAGAGAAAATGACCTGTGGTTGTAATGGTGCAAATCCTGAAAACTGGTCTTGTGGAACAACTGAGGCAACAACCTAAAACATAAAGAAATCAttcactgtatatatatttgaatcCCATTTTGGTCTGGATTTGAATTTTGAATGAAACTTGTCTATTAAGTGCATTACCTTTGCTTTTCCCAGGTAGTCCTTCTTCTCTAACTCTGCCACATAGTGCTTATTTGGCCTGAAAAGCTCACTGGATGGAAACTCCACAAGTTTGAACAGCTTTTGTTTCTGTAAGTTAAACAAAACTTTCATTATTAAACACATAAAGGGGAAATGTGAGTTGTCTGTCATGGTACATTGAATCCACAAAACTGAATTAGTTCTGAAATGTCCTGGGTAACTGTAGATAAAGGGGTGTGGACAGGGGGCACTGACCAGAATAGACCGAAATGCTTTGTCGATAAGGTTGAGTTTGCTTTCAGTCTTGCAGTCCAGTGCCTTCTGCAGGTTTTCTTGGGCATTTTTCCAATTTCCCAAATGAGCTTCAACTAGAGCCATGTTGTGAAGAACCTTGGTAACAGAAACACTCATAATATGACATTGGATTCACACACTGATTTACGATATATCCAAGGAACAGCTTCTTTATGGTTGTATATTTGAGCATTAGGGGCACTATGTAAGTGTTCGGCTGcgagtgtcatctgcttgtctggaTGGAGATAGCTTTGTCTGTAattttacacagtatggcattaaacatatctttcatttttttcaaccACAAGTGTTTTAATTGGTTTGAAAATGATATaatcttattgtgagtgggctcgcctcacTCTAATCCCCTAATCAGATCCACCAGAAATATGTACAGCCATAAAAATATGTAGCCTACCTCACATGCAAACAGCTTGTATCTGAGACCAAGAGCTTTGTAATCGATCAGCTGGTTTCCTCGAAGTGCTTTATAGGCATTTGTGAAGTCACCTAAACACTCCTCCAACCTTAAAAACATCATTAGACAGTTATTATGACCACATCTATTGCAGTAGTTGTtttaatagttgtagtagcagtagtagtaacaacaCTGTAACTCCTAGTACATCGCCTCTCATCTTAGCAATATTACTCAGTagtatcattttgaagtaattgTATGTAAGTACATTCTCCAAAGTGTTAAAGGTCcaccatgcaacttttctgcttgtctacatggagattttTATTGCCTTggcaaagagagaaggagaagatgtcaccagaccaagttacagataaaatctgtggagaggtgaggtgCTCaccttaaaaatgtatgtatttaaaggtgtttttcagcaataaaaaaaactgcaattcATTATATGTTTGGtgagtttaatggcatactgtggaacatgccagaCAAAGCATTGTATCATGGTGATGGACCCAGGACCCCCACTTCAAAAAGTTACagattgcacctttaaaacatgctTATTGTCATTCAAGTCAATTGTGAAACTGTTTATCTTGCCTCTCCTTTTTGTAAAAGGTAATTCCTCTTTGAAAGAAGGCCACAGCCAAGTGTTCATCTTTGCGTATGCTGCCATCAAAAGCCTaagagcaaaaaatatatataaacatatataacacGCACATgcgcacgcacacgcacacacacttacacttgTTTCAAAATATTAGTATTTCCACATGAGTAATAGAGAAATAGCAACTTCTTGTTTTTCAGTGACTTGCACTTTGAAAATACCCTTCCTCATCACCTGCAGTCAAAAGTGTATACAAACATTTACATACAACTATATTATAATTATGACTGTACATAATTAAATTCTGCATTTTTTAGGTTCACACTAAATtggaacttaaccaggactaaagctggcctaatacaggactaaaccaggactaaaccaggtctaaaccaggactaaaccaggactaaaccaggactaaaccaggactaaaccaggactaaaccaggactaaaccaggactaaaccagggcaaataTGAATGCAGACGCTTGGGTACCTTTTCAGCAGCATCAAAATCTTTATTGAGAAGATGAAGACAGCCGATGTTAAAATAAATTTTGGAGTTTGGTTCTTCTATGGCCAAGAAAATCCTGAGGGCTTCTGGGAGGTTCTTTTTATCCACACATGTCACAGCGTCGTCCCATTGTCGCAGAGTGTCCAGAAAAGTCATGGTGTCTGCAGCACTTCACCAAACTCAAATAACCAAATTAAGGAAACTCTTGTGATTTGTACCAGACAGAACAGGAAGGATGTGATTACATATGGTGTGGGGGAAACTTCAGCATTGGTGtcacttctgttttaatgaCACCTTGAAAACATATTTCATTTGTAATCAGTAATCAGCACCAACTGTAGACTCACAGTATCAGATGCTACTGTCATCATTATAGAGTGAAGAGACATCACGATATGATAATTCACCTTCACTAATACACAATCATGTCTCTATAGAGAAATAACTGTATATTagtaaataaaaggtaaataaatatagtactgtggaacattccaggcaaaaataaCAACTTCTTAAAGAGAATCAGGTGGTGGATCCAACAGAAACTTatacagtgtagctttaaatcaaGACTTTACTATATATTGTGTAGGGATAAGTGTTGTGATctctttactttgttacctgGTGAAATATTTAGCTCCTGATCTTATGTTAATGTGTAAAGTGTTGACCTGTTAGTGTGAGGATGATGAAGACAGCGAACATGTTGAGGTACTCAACAACAACGTCGAGAATGGAACATAGTCTTTCTATGCGCAACATCACAATTCTGCTCGGCAGGAAAGAAGCCCCTAGAGAAAAATGCGCAGGGATAAAGCTATTTCTCTATAGTTGAACACTGAAAAAAGGACTGCCCTGACGCCAACCTATGAAGCATTAACATCAACTACAAATTGCCTGGCAGGATCTGGTTGAATATGGATTGGAGCAGAAATAAATCTTTGCTTAAGGTCCTCAAAAGCTACAGCTGCCTCTGGGTTTCAGAAGTAAGTTTAGATAGTGGAGCTGCTACTTTGGTGTAGCCCCTGATGAAGCagcagtagaaattggcaaaacCTAAAAAGCTCTGACCCTCACCTACCCATCTTCAATGACGTAACCCAAAAAAGCCAAGGATGTGACATGGTATTCACATTTCTCCACTTTAACGAACAACTTGTTTTCCAAGAGAAGAGACATTGTAAAACCTGGTGGACCTGGGACTTATGCTCCTCCAAACTTCAGGGAAAAATCAGAATGTCATTGAAGTACACAAATAGGAAATGGTTTAGAAAATCCTGTGTGACATCAATCACCAAGGCCTAGAAGACAGATGGCACATTAGTCCAAATGGCAAACAAAATATTCAACGTGACTTAGTGTTGAAAGCCGTCTTCCACTCATCACCTTTTTTATCTGATGCAGGTGATAAGCATTGTAGAGATCCAGTTTGGTAAAGATCTTTGCTCCCTGAAGAGGCTCAAAAGCAGAGGAGATTAAAGATAGTGCGTACTTGTTTTTAACAGTAATGTTGTTGATGCCACAAAAATCAATACAAGAACAAAGTGTTTTATCTTTATCAACAAAGAAGAATCCTGCAccaagaggggaggagaagaagcTCGAATTACACCTGCCGCAAACAAATTTGTGATTTACACCTCCATAGCTTGTCTCTCAGGTCGTGTTAGATTCTACAGGCAACCAGCAGCACAGGAGACTCCAGGAAGAAGTTCAATGGTCATAGGGCCGATGTGGTGGAAGAGAAAGTGCCctttgctaaaaacctcccagGTCAGGATACTCAGCTGGAACCAAGGTCAGGTCTGGAGGCTTGAGAGTAGTCACCAAAACCCCTTCTGTAGGAGGGATGGCTGACTGGAGACAAGATGAGTGACAGAAAGAACTCCAGCTTATGATTTTCACAGCTGACCAATCAATTATAGGAATTCTGAGGCAGGAGAAACCCAAGACCAGGCGACACTCAGGAGAGTcagaaacataaaacaaacaaacaaacaaaaccatctGTTTCATTGTGATTTCCTGAAAGAACAAGGTGAACAGGGAGCAGTTTGAGGTGTAACATGAGCCAGGAGTTTGCCATTAAGAGCACTGATATGTTCATTTAGAGGCTCCAAAGAGATGCCAGCTTGCTTTACAAGATTAGTGTCCACAAAACCATTGCCCTGCTGCAGAGTCTATTCATGCAAGTAGGGGTAT from Periophthalmus magnuspinnatus isolate fPerMag1 chromosome 20, fPerMag1.2.pri, whole genome shotgun sequence harbors:
- the dph2 gene encoding 2-(3-amino-3-carboxypropyl)histidine synthase subunit 2 gives rise to the protein MADPFSTSSEDVIQRLIDVPLNIATSPDKLREFYQISETCDFIIKHSYKKVALQFPDNLLVDSVAVAADIERNTKAKVYILGDTSYGSCCVDEVAAEHVAADCIVHYGSSCLSPSKRLPLMYVFEKRPINVEKCVTVFKELYPDSQSHIILLYDVNYVHAIGDLRTALETEYPNLIISELVCEGETCYSHTHVKCRESISSDQENNQFVYKFGRLFSLKSELSVKEYSIFYIGQEGATLTNFMMTWNRCTFCSFDPSTGTGRTESVKINRALMKRYYAIERAKDAGVVGILVGTLGVADYLSIIPQLKEAIHKAGKKCYMFAMGKLNVPKLANFLEIDIFVLIACPENSLLDSSEFYKPIVTPFEMEVACNPKREWSEEYVTDFRHLLPGGQSHVPLAELQDFSEADVSLISGDLRQQCLDPESDQASESSSLVLRNQTMTVANTNSAASFLSGRSWQGLEKKLGETPVVKAVEGRRGIAIAYEEEGTS
- the ncf2 gene encoding neutrophil cytosol factor 2, with amino-acid sequence MTFLDTLRQWDDAVTCVDKKNLPEALRIFLAIEEPNSKIYFNIGCLHLLNKDFDAAEKAFDGSIRKDEHLAVAFFQRGITFYKKERLEECLGDFTNAYKALRGNQLIDYKALGLRYKLFACEVLHNMALVEAHLGNWKNAQENLQKALDCKTESKLNLIDKAFRSILKQKLFKLVEFPSSELFRPNKHYVAELEKKDYLGKAKVVASVVPQDQFSGFAPLQPQVQDGPTSPEEPGVFKALEGKAHIVLFELFPETSDELAVVPGNIVFVLQKGADNWATVIFNGRKGLVPYNYLQPLDFSPTSKRPEGIDTPPTREPPMRPKRKGDQTSVVESGADQNKKDTDNTCVIKIHFTFTFAISLPLGSSYEVLIDKIGKKLKLEATSLILSLTREETGESVINAKTDMKSVWNRAKDGRLTMWCKVYEPQEPQISFIALHTYESSNPEDLSFQEGDKILLLSRINQDWLEGQCGEKTGIFPASFVEELPVNGQ